In Planctomycetota bacterium, one DNA window encodes the following:
- a CDS encoding septicolysin produces MKIAEALLLRADMKKKLASLRERIAANAVVQEKEKPHEDPAKLIKEAVGVLAELEEIALRIDRANQATKLADGRALAVAVAHRDTLAQHHSLLQAAIVASRKEPDRYSMKEIKWVATLEVAKLQKQCDDLAKQLRETNAAIQATNWQADID; encoded by the coding sequence ATGAAGATCGCCGAAGCGCTGCTCCTCCGGGCCGACATGAAGAAGAAGCTCGCGTCGCTCCGCGAGCGGATCGCCGCCAACGCGGTGGTCCAAGAGAAGGAGAAGCCCCACGAGGATCCGGCGAAGCTGATCAAGGAGGCGGTCGGCGTCCTCGCCGAGCTCGAGGAGATCGCGTTGCGGATCGATCGGGCCAACCAGGCCACGAAGCTCGCCGACGGCCGGGCGCTCGCCGTGGCCGTGGCGCACCGCGACACGCTCGCCCAGCACCACTCGCTGCTCCAGGCGGCGATCGTCGCGTCGCGGAAGGAGCCCGACCGCTACAGCATGAAGGAGATCAAATGGGTCGCCACGCTCGAGGTCGCCAAGCTGCAGAAGCAATGCGACGACCTCGCGAAGCAACTCCGTGAAACCAATGCCGCCATCCAGGCCACCAACTGGCAGGCGGACATCGACTGA